Proteins from one Sphaeramia orbicularis chromosome 17, fSphaOr1.1, whole genome shotgun sequence genomic window:
- the LOC115437353 gene encoding protein Niban-like, which translates to MGASSSGLLDEAKISHIKGLVDSTLQSFSVFYHQQYSAAYCGHLHQEVEPKKEGRGLLLTQRPQYDPEDVLYKGTVKFSCWDEQGKKWKERYTVLRRDYKLEIHDSIETFNRGAAAKLVLQPAGGVVLTTEEESKTLLEKSCAGILNGVKEDSSSVVSPDVFAVYLHLPFTGHTCFLFQQEEERNHFLSALKTCIRHHNIDPWCDASYESQAYIRALGLYRREKSCYESWGMLLGTEEQVLAAQVMEEVLPWLQSQLQSRVKGKKTERVRQWLATVQATYTLVLEQLTVGLEALRGECRQTATANQAQIRSNLDQIMSSHCFLEEKIRASICDEAENVCNESIAPYMSSILEALTENISTAIQAMQHTLQTRMDAALRDKNGGTEETKVLSTLCSINLDQCYKQVENLSERLKDLKQRFGLNNTQRLIHSVHMEMEKLLDSAVYTLELFLQSSARLQPSQVPVKMERAKERVLKQLDYDSRIVQRRLYHEALLEITLPALTKTMDKKWKTELQQFEQYIFSDYSSFILIHNVYDDVLRNILSKEIETAVQDAASKKSNNLFLDTSDLAISQYSLLGQTPPRSAPGSPAIHARDSSCVVPAQDNESAPTVEEENQKVLSYPEPNADAIPDPSGSQTSEVLSPVIVVTQEIDASVTKEDSCIEKSCEDVHPGAATPSAVDSPATGPCSSDTDPPKIEEPPESPDTTILVSPDRLLSSESTPPSTDVPADSAQSDRPSPPETSAPPDHTTSDQGSEESPSPPPSTDSTVKMSLVSLSEAIVCNSAAPVERNTMVQQSTDRAVYLTGDIRDNWEMDRVKEENQKEAAEKEEVTEKQESEGQEKEKVKDEEESEGQEKEKVKDEEEAEGQEKEKDEGESEGQEEEKVKDKEEVEGQEKEKVKDKEEVEGQEEEKVKDKEEVEGQEKDKVKDGESEGQEKEKVKDKEESEEQEKEKVKDEEVVDGQDKEKVKDEEEVEGQDKEKVTEKEEGEGQEKEKVKDEEESDGQHREKVTDNEERDEQETENAIEKEQTEEEEKEMTKEASGESCCRPCESPAEDAVMLTPSQVVREEEVNKEKTEENEKKAENQEDRAEKDANIDEEEEAVLQPIKSQPEGGAELPLDSVAVIRGLVTEVIEVETIVSPCPDSSFAP; encoded by the exons ATGGGAGCATCTTCATCTGGCTTGTTGGATGAGGCAAAAATCAGCCACAtcaaag GTCTAGTTGACAGTACACTCCAGAGTTTCAGCGTGTTTTACCATCAGCAGTATTCTGCAGCATACTGTGGGCACTTGCACCAGGAGGTGGAGCCTAAGAAAGAAGGGAGGGGCCTATTACTCACGCAAAGG CCTCAGTATGATCCAGAAGATGTGCTGTACAAAGGGACTGTGAAGTTCTCCTGCTGGGACGAACAAGGGAAGAAATGGAAAGAGAGATACACCGTCCTGAGAAGAGACTATAAACTAGAGATCCATGACAGCATAGAG ACTTTCAATCGTGGCGCTGCAGCTAAGTTGGTCCTCCAGCCAGCAGGAGGTGTCGTTCTGACCACAGAGGAGGAGTCCAAAACTCTACTGGAGAAAAGCTGTGCTGGAATACTCAATG gagtGAAGGAGGATTCTTCTTCGGTGGTGTCTCCAGATGTGTTTGCCGTGTACCTGCACCTGCCCTTCACAGGTCACACCTGCTTCCTGTTTCAACAGGAAGAAGAGCGGAATCACTTCCTGTCTGCCCTCAAGACCTGCATTAGACATCACAACattg ACCCTTGGTGTGATGCGTCCTACGAGAGCCAGGCATACATCCGTGCCCTCGGACTCTACAGACGAGAAAAAAGTTGCTATGAATCCTGGGGGATGCTTCTTGGCACTGAGGAACAA gtGCTGGCAGCTCAGGTGATGGAGGAAGTGTTGCCGTGGTTACAGAGCCAGCTGCAGTCCAGGGTGAAGGGCAAGAAAACAGAAAGGGTTCGGCAGTGGTTGGCG acaGTGCAGGCGACCTACACTTTGGTGCTGGAGCAGCTGACTGTAGGTCTGGAGGCTCTGAGGGGGGAGTGCCGTCAGACAGCAACAGCCAATCAGGCGCAAATCAGATCCAACCTGGACCAGATAATGTCCTCTCACTGCTTCCTGGAGGAGAAGATCAGAG CCTCCATATGTGATGAAGCAGAAAACGTGTGTAATGAGTCCATAGCGCCCTACATGTCCTCCATCCTCGAGGCACTGACTGAAAATATAAGCACAGCGATTCAGGCAATGCAACACACACTGCAGACACGGATGGATGCAGCTCTGAGGGACAAAAATGGAGGCACAGAGGAAACAAAG GTCCTGTCCACTCTGTGTTCTATCAATCTGGATCAGTGCTACAAGCAGGTGGAGAATCTAAGTGAGAGATTAAAAGACTTAAAACAGCGATTTGGACTGAACAACACTCAGCGACTGATTCACTCTGTACATATGGAGATGGAGAAG CTGTTGGACAGTGCTGTCTATACCTTAGAGCTTTTCCTCCAGTCATCAGCCAGACTGCAGCCTTCTCAGGTCCCTGTGAAGATGGAGAGAGCTAAAGAAAGAGTTCTGAAG CAACTGGACTATGACAGTAGAATCGTCCAGAGGAGACTCTATCATGAAGCTCTACTGGAGATCACTCTGCCTGCTCTCACCAAGAcgatggacaaaaagtggaaaact GAGCTCCAGCAGTTTGAACAGTACATTTTCTCAGATTACAGCAGTTTCATCCTCATTCATAATGTCTACGATGATGTGCTGAGGAACATCCTTAGTAAGGAGATTGaaacag CGGTCCAGGATGCTGCCAGTAAGAAGAGCAACAATCTGTTCCTGGATACATCGGATCTGGCCATCAGTCAGTACAGCCTCCTGGGTCAGACCCCTCCTCGTTCTGCACCAGGCAGCCCAGCCATCCACGCTCGAGATTCCTCTTGTGTTGTTCCTGCTCAAGATAATGAATCTGCTCCCACTGTGGAGGAGGAAAATCAGAAAGTCCTATCTTATCCAGAACCCAATGCTGATGCCATACCTGACCCCAGTGGCTCCCAAACATCAGAGGTTCTGTCTCCAGTTATCGTGGTGACTCAGGAAATTGATGCATCTGTGACCAAGGAGGATTCTTGCATTGAGAAATCATGTGAAGATGTTCATCCTGGAGCCGCCACACCATCAGCAGTGGATTCACCTGCAACTGGACCCTGCAGCTCTGACACAGATCCACCTAAAATAGAAGAACCACCAGAATCACCTGACACTACTATCCTGGTCTCTCCTGACCGTTTACTGTCCTCTGAGTCCACCCCACCGTCCACAGATGTCCCAGCTGATAGTGCTCAAAGTGATCGTCCTTCACCCCCTGAAACCTCTGCTCCACCGGATCATACAACCTCAGATCAGGGATCAGAGGAGTCGCCATCACCCCCTCCCAGCACAGACAGCACAGTGAAAATGAGCCTCGTCTCTCTGAGTGAAGCGATTGTTTGTAACTCTGCAGCACCTGTGGAAAGAAATACTATGGTTCAGCAGTCGACAGACAGAGCTGTGTATCTGACAGGAGACATTAGAGACAACTGGGAGATGGACAGAGTGAAAGAGGAGAATCAGAAAGAGGCAGCAGAGAAGGAGGAAGTTACAGAGAAACAGGAGTCAGAGGgacaagagaaagaaaaagtaaaagatgaagaagaatcaGAGGgacaagagaaagaaaaagtaaaGGATGAAGAAGAGGCGGAGGgacaagagaaagaaaaagatgaaggagAATCAGAGggacaagaggaagaaaaagtaaaagacaaaGAAGAGGTGGAGGgacaagagaaagaaaaagtaaaagacaaaGAAGAGGTGGAGggacaagaggaagaaaaagtaaaagacaaaGAAGAGGTGGAGGGACAAGAGAAAGACAAAGTAAAAGATGGAGAATCAGAGGgacaagagaaagaaaaagtaaaagacaaagaagaatCAGAGgaacaagagaaagaaaaagtaaaGGATGAAGAAGTGGTGGACGGACAAgacaaagaaaaagtaaaagatgaagaagaggtgGAGGGACAAGACAAAGAAAAGGTGACTGAgaaagaagagggagaaggacaagagaaagaaaaagtgaaagaTGAAGAAGAGTCAGATGGACAacacagagaaaaagtgactgaCAATGAAGAGAGGGATGAACAAGAGACTGAAAATGCAATTGAGAAAGagcagacagaggaagaagagaaggagatgACAAAAGAAGCGAGTGGTGAAAGCTGCTGCAGGCCCTGTGAAtcaccagcagaggacgctgTCATGTTGACACCATCTCAGGTGGTCAGGGAGGAGGAGGTAAATAAGGAGAAGACAGAAGAAAATGAGAAGAAGGCAGAAAATCAAGAAGATCGAGCAGAAAAAGATGCAAATatagacgaagaggaggaggcggtTCTTCAGCCAATCAAATCCCAGCCAGAGGGCGGTGCTGAGCTGCCATTGGACAGTGTGGCTGTCATCAGAGGACTTGTCACTGAGGTTATTGAGGTGGAAACAATCGTGTCACCATGTCCTGACAGCAGTTTTGCACCCTGA